AGATTTTTTTCTACAATCCGAATATCCATCCGCGCGAGGAGTATGAGTTGCGCAAGGTCGAGAATATACGCTTCGCCGAGGAGCATGGTATTCCCTTCACCGATGCTGATTATGACACGGATAATTGGTTCGCCCGTGTGAAGGGGCTTGAGTGGGCTCCGGAGCGTGGTGAACGCTGTACTGCCTGCTTCGACATGAGGTTCGAGCGAACGGCGCTTCATGCCTTTGAAAAGGGATTCAAGGTTATCACGAGCTGCCTTGGGATCTCCCGATGGAAGGACATGAACCAGATCAACGGCGCCGGTGAACGCGCCGCCGCCCGCTGGCCCGGCATGAGCTACTGGACCCATAAT
This portion of the Verrucomicrobiota bacterium genome encodes:
- a CDS encoding epoxyqueuosine reductase QueH — translated: MSAASFQRPELQPPGGEKRVMLHSCCAPCSGEVIEAMVASGLELEIFFYNPNIHPREEYELRKVENIRFAEEHGIPFTDADYDTDNWFARVKGLEWAPERGERCTACFDMRFERTALHAFEKGFKVITSCLGISRWKDMNQINGAGERAAARWPGMSYWTHNWRKGGGAERMVEISKREEFYAQQYCGCVYSLRDTNKWRLANGRPKVVIGQDYYRQEGAQPVIQRENPEEPS